ATGCCCGACCTCTCCCTCGCTGCGGCCGTGCGCGCCGCGGCGCAGCGTCTCGCCGACGCCGGCGTGCCCGACCCCCTCGTCGACGCCGAGCTGCTCGCCGGACACGTCCGAGGACAGCGCCGCGGGGAGGTGCAGGCGGCCATCGTCCGGGGCGACAGGCTCGACGACGACGACGCGACCGCCTTGGACGCGCTCGTCGCCCGACGCGCAGGCCGTGAGCCCCTGCAGCATCTCACCGGCACCGCACCGTTCCGGCATCTGGAGCTCGCGGTGGGCCCTGGTGTCTTCGTCCCCCGGCCCGAGACGGAGACCGTGGCGCAGTATGCGATCGACGCCCTTCTGGGATCGGGCGATCCGTCCCCCATCGGCGTCGATCTCGGCACGGGCAGCGGGGCGATCGCGCTCGCGATGGCGACCGAGGTGCCGCACGCCCGGGTGTACGCCGCGGAGATCTCCCCGGAGGCCCATGTCTGGGCCCGTCGCAACGTCGAGGGTGTCGAGAACCTCACGCTCGTGCTGTCCGATCTCGCCGATGCCTTCCCCGAACTGGACGGCACAGCCGCGGTCGTCATCTCGAACCCTCCGTACGTCCCCGCTCAGGCGATCCCGCGCGACCCCGAGGTCCGGCTGTTCGACCCCGCCCTCGCGCTCTACGGCGGAGAGGACGGGCTGGACGTCGTCCGTGTGCTCAGCACCAGGGCTCTGCGTCTGCTGCGGCCGGGGGGCACGCTGGTGATCGAGCACGGAGAACTGCAGGGCTCCCCGATCCGCGAGCTGCTCGCGGCTGACGGATGGCGGGCCGCAGCCACCCATCGCGATCTGACGCTGCGCGACCGCGCCACCACCGCCGTCCGCCCCTGATCAGCAGACGTCGAGCTCGTCCCGAACCCGCGCCGCGTAGAATCGAACCGTCATGTCCCCCATCTTCGACTGCAGCGACGAGGCGCAGCTGCTCGCCGGGATGCGCAATGCGCGCCAGGCGATCGGCCGCGGCGACCTCATCGTCATCCCCACCGACACCGTCTACGGCGTCGCCGCCGACGCCTTCTCGCCGCCTGCGGTGCAGCGCCTCCTGGACGCCAAGGGTCGCGGCCGCAATCAGCCGCCGCCCGTGCTCGTCGGCACGAAGGAGACGCTGACGGCCCTCGCGGAGGCTGTTCCGGAGCCCGTCCAGCGTCTCGTCGACGCGTTCTGGCCCGGGGGGCTCACGATCGTGCTGCCGGCGCAGCCCTCGCTGGTGTGGGATCTGGGGGAGACCAAGGGCACGGTCGCCGTCCGCATGCCCGAGGGGCGGGTGGTGCTCGAGCTGCTGGCCGAGACCGGACCGCTCGCGGTGTCCAGTGCCAACCTCACCGGCAAGGCGGCAGCGATCTCCGCGCTCGACGCGGAGAAGATGCTGGGCGACAGCGTCGCGGTGTATCTGGACGACGGCATGAGCAAGGACGGCGTCGCGTCCACGATCATCGATGCGACCTCGCTCGTCCGCCGCGCGGGTGACGCCGAGCAGGGCGTCGTCCGGATCCTGCGGGACGGCGTCGTGACCAGGGAGCAGCTGCGCGAGGTCCTGGGCGACCTGCTCGAGCCGGACCCGCAGGACGAGGATTCGTGAAGCAGTACCTCTTCACGATCATCGTCACCGCCGCGATCACCTTCGTGCTGACCTGGGCGGTGTGGCGGCTGAGCCTCCGCTTCAAGCTGTATCCCGGCATCCGCGAACGCGACGTGCACACCACGCCCACGCCCCGACTCGGCGGCGTCGCGATCTTCCTCGGCATCGTCGCCGCCTTCGCGGTCTCGGCCGCCAACCCGTTCTTCCAGAGCATCTGGACGCCGCCGCAGACCATGTGGTCGATCCTCGCGGCCGCTCTGCTCATCGCCGTGATCGGGGTCATGGACGACCTCTGGGACATCGACTGGATGATCAAGCTGGGCGCGCAGTTCCTCGCCGCCGGCATCATCACGGTGGGCGGCGGCCTGCAGATCCTCTCCCTGCCGTTCGGCGACCTGATCGTCGTGTCGAGCTGG
This genomic stretch from Microbacterium sp. Nx66 harbors:
- the prmC gene encoding peptide chain release factor N(5)-glutamine methyltransferase, producing MPDLSLAAAVRAAAQRLADAGVPDPLVDAELLAGHVRGQRRGEVQAAIVRGDRLDDDDATALDALVARRAGREPLQHLTGTAPFRHLELAVGPGVFVPRPETETVAQYAIDALLGSGDPSPIGVDLGTGSGAIALAMATEVPHARVYAAEISPEAHVWARRNVEGVENLTLVLSDLADAFPELDGTAAVVISNPPYVPAQAIPRDPEVRLFDPALALYGGEDGLDVVRVLSTRALRLLRPGGTLVIEHGELQGSPIRELLAADGWRAAATHRDLTLRDRATTAVRP
- a CDS encoding L-threonylcarbamoyladenylate synthase encodes the protein MSPIFDCSDEAQLLAGMRNARQAIGRGDLIVIPTDTVYGVAADAFSPPAVQRLLDAKGRGRNQPPPVLVGTKETLTALAEAVPEPVQRLVDAFWPGGLTIVLPAQPSLVWDLGETKGTVAVRMPEGRVVLELLAETGPLAVSSANLTGKAAAISALDAEKMLGDSVAVYLDDGMSKDGVASTIIDATSLVRRAGDAEQGVVRILRDGVVTREQLREVLGDLLEPDPQDEDS